The Aspergillus fumigatus Af293 chromosome 5, whole genome shotgun sequence nucleotide sequence ACAGTTCCTGGCTTTCATGGCAGCTACAGCAAATGTCATCGGAGTTCTTCGACGTATTGAATTGCCAGGAAGCAAAGAATAGCCATATGGAGCTGCTCAAGCAGCTTGAAGGAGCCTTCTTAAGAATTGCCGAGTATCTCATCACAAGAGAGTCGATCACTTTCGACGAGGTGATGACACTGCTCTGCAAGGACGGCATTAGAGGGGAGCTCAATCACGACAACAACAATTATATCTCGGCTTTGTATCTTATTCTCTGTATCGTGAGCTGGCAAACAATGCTCTTTAAGCCCCGGCGCATCGATCATATGCATTTCGAGATCCACAATGAGCAAGGCGGCTACAGAGGCGATGCGTATATGTGTTTGAAGATAGGGGTAGCCAGTTGTACGCGAATGCCTCTTAGCGAGTTGCTAATGGGCTTTGGGGTCCTCCTGCCGTCCAAAAACCTCTGTTTGAGTGACGATGAGGCCAGCCGAGAGGCATTCCGGTGAAAGGTCGAGGTCAACGCAACTCGCTTCAATGCGCACTTTCTTACTTCCATCGCTGGTGTTCGGTTGAGGTGGGTTGACACGCTGGCGTGCCACCTGGAGTATAACCCAGCCACTAAGGAACTGTTTCTGTTTCGCTTTCCTTCATTTATCCTGTCTTGCCCTTCGCATTCCTCGGGAGCAGGCAAAAGAACGGTCTTGCAGGCATGTGCCACCACGAATCTGTTTCATTGTCAATGGGCAACAGAATGCGAGGTGGGCTGCTTGCTTGATGAGATCTTACTGTCATATCGTCTCTTGTTCGGACAAACAAAGAAGTCACGCGCCCTGTTTCGATCTCTCCATCCCTTCCGCGATGTTCCAGGGGCAGTGGCTGATCCGCTTCTCCCGATCCTCTGTGGGAAGCGGGCTTGTCACGGGTTGGTGCCCTTGGAGACTGCAGAATACTATCTTCCTAGAGACTTTCCGGTCCTTCGGTATCGTTTCTCGGTGCTACAGGATCATCTGACACGGGCCACGCCCCGTAAATGGGTCCAGCTCTGGCGTGATAATAGAGATTCGGCTCACTGGCTGACCTTCTGGGctgtcatcgtcttcggGGCGCTTGGTACGCTGCTAGCTCTTTTGCAGGTTATTCTGCAGGCTGTTCGGATTGCTTTCCGTTGATGGAGATATAACATCAGAACTTGTAATTTTATTGTTCTCCATTGCTACTCTCGTACAATTATGATCAAACTTGTATCGAGATATCACTACTGTACATCAGCCAGAGGTGGGATTTGTCTGTGTAGAAGACTGTAGAAACATCTATTGTCTTCATGCTATTGGTGGCTGCATAGAAACTGGACATGGCCAGCGGCTCAAATGCACTGGAATGATGGGGGTTGAATGCCATATAGTTACTGTAACTGCCGTCAACTTGAGTCTTGTCTAGGGAATAACGGGTGCGAATGAGTCCATCAAAGCGACGAGCTAAACTGGGACAATGCACTATTCGCACAATTGGATCGATATTGGCCAGGAAAACATTCAGTAGTAAGTAACAATCTTCCTGGGTATTGGGATAAAAGCTGTGCATGTTAGATCGTGAGGTATCGGTTTCCCAGATTAGATGGTCGTCTGGGGCCTCTTTGGGCGAGGACTATTGCAACTCTgtgagaagatgatgatgagggcaGAAGAGAAACGGGAGTTAATGAGGGACACATGATGGACGCTGTTGATGCAATAACTTAGATAGTGAAGAGCAGATGAATATAAAGGCAGATCGTGAAAGATAAGTCGAAGCCACAGCCTCAGTAACTGTTCGTTAATTGTCAGTCTAGTAGTCTTCAATAACCTGATAGTCCAAGTTGGCcgagaatatatatattatcGAGGACAGCGAGTACGCTAGTACGCTCAGACTGAGGGCATACCATGGTGGATAGTTCGAAGCCCTAACTACAGCGGGAAGACTGAATAATAGCAGTACCTTGCAATAGAACTAGCCTAGATATACCCCTGATACAGGAATGTACTCAAGGTAGTCGTAATTGGTAAAGAAGATTCGAACTCATACGACACATACAGAGTCAGCAGTGGTGTCTAATATGGACAGGCCAAATAAAAAAAGCTGGCAAAAGAAGGGATTCCGatgcggggaatcgaaccccgagcTGCTGTGTGAGAGACAGCGATGTTAGCCATTACACCACATCGGACGATTGCTGAAAGCTTCAGCAGATTTGCTACCCATCAGACAAGCAGCACATTCGACCTTCGAGAGTGTCCAGTAGGATCATCGGAACGCGGTCAATTTCGCCCCACTTTGAACCCGGATGAGTGGACCCATTAGTCTGCCGAGAGCGAAACACCAAAGATCTGGATTATTAGGGCAAAATACTTCTCTTGCTCAACAACATCCGATGTGGTGTAATGGCTAACATCGCTGTCTCTCACACAGCAgctcggggttcgattccccgcatCGGAATTCCttcttttttgtcttttgtCCCCTTTCTCTTGAAGGACATAATAAGATTTTCCAGTCTCGTACGTCTCAATCTTCCTGGTCATTATCGTAGCTGTAAAAGTTCTTTTTTTCAGTGATGTGGCGCTCTATTTTGAAGACTAGTCATGCTTAAAACACAAGAAATAAACCCATAATTCCATTAACGCCAAAGACAACCATGATCGCAACAAATGAACATGATAGAGTTAGCCAAACTGAGCTGCAGATGTCGATTTCAAGACCCTAGGCAGTTCGACATGAACTATGCCGACTTCTGTAGTCTCTGCTGAACCTCCTCCAACAACGCCCCCAGTTCCTTCCCGCCCTCACCAGTCTTCCCCTCAATGTCCAGTCCGCGCTCCAGAATAGTCTTAGCTTCCTCCCAGCGACCCATCTCAGCGAGACATTTGCCCGCACGCCACCAAGCCTTCACATTCCCAATGGGTTTGCAATCACAGCTAGCCTTGGCATCGATCATCCCCTCGGGCCAGGCCTGCTGCGCCATGTGCGCCTGTGAGCGGTTGGCGTACAGGCCGGATAACTCATCGCGGGCCAGATTAACGGGTTCCCAGCCGGGGCGGCTCAGGGCCATATCGATGGCGTAAGTGTAGAGCTTGACGGCCTCGGCGTAGTTGGATTTGCGGTAGGCCTGGTTGGCGGTGTCGCGGAGTTTGGTGATCTGGGCGCTGCGCTTGGGATTGACGGGGAGGGGCGGAGGGGGGATGTTAGGGGCATCGAGGGCAATTAGTGAGCGGTGCAGGTTGTTGAGAGCTTGTAGCTCTTCGTTGATGGCTGTGGTTTGAGAGGCGGATtggctggaggagggaggcaGGGAGATGGCTTTGGAGGTCGGGTCGAGGTGAAGAGGGTACTGGTGAAAAAtgtcgatgctgttggccATTTTGATAGGAAGAGGCTGGCCGACTAATATGCAGGTTTGGAGATTTGCGAAAGATCAGTCTCGGCTGTTGCGACAGTCAGTCTGGATACACGTATGGAATTATGAGAGCACTGCACACCTACCAAAGCGTGGAAATACAAAGACGCAGCAATAACTATCGCTTCCCGAGCCTAATCTGCTCGAAGACAGATGCGATGTGAAAGGGGTATCTTTGGAATGGTCACTGATTACTTTGGTTTGTCAACATCGCAAGCTGTCCTGAAGCTATCGAATACGAACAAGAAGGCGGTGGCAGAACCCGCATGCATGTGTCTTTATCAGAGGCATGTCACTAGTCCCTTAGTGGGCTTCAAGCCAATGTCATGATTTCAAGCGCTATGTTGGTTGTCAATATTCTCCTCTAGAAATTTCCCAAATTGTGCCAGTAGCATTCCGCATTGTCAGATCAACTCAAAGTAAATGTCAATTTAGAGTATCTATGAATATCCTAAGTCCGCCCCATAAGCTGAACATGTGCGACTCCTCTAAACGCTGCTCCAAACCAGTTGCAAAAACTAGGGTGATCGTAAACATCGTCAAAGGAACAGAAAAATGCAAACAATTCTGAAGAGGCGTCGTTTCCTCCCACGCCGACTGACTGCAACAGATGTCATCGCCTAAAGTCAAGATGAGTAAATACTATCGAACAGACCTCGATAGACCAAGGGGCAACACACCTAAGGTCGTACAAGTAAATGCGCCTGCAAACACCGCTTCAAGATCAATACCAGAATATAAAGACAATGGGCATGAGTCGAGATCAAGAACCGTTTTTAACGTCCATAACCACTCAGGGTAGAACCGAATTCAGACGGTTGTGCATAGTGTTGCCCGTGCGCGCCGCCATAACTGGTGTTATAGTCATGTAGCACACTCCCTGATCCGGTAGTAGCAGTGGGATCATAGGCACCATGCATTGCAGTACGTCCGTTGCCATTTCCGAGATCGTCTACCTCGCTTTGGTGAAGTAAAGCGTAATCCTCGTCCTGATCATTACGAACAGAAGCGCCCATTCCAGCACGTCCGGAGCGGAaatcatcctcctcttcgtcaaagTCGTGCGCAGGGTTCGAGGAGAAAGCCGCCTTGCTCTGGGCCGCGAACGTAGGATCGGAAACAGCATCGGGAAGGGTACCAGTTCGGCGGAAATGCATGACGTTGCGGAAGGACATCCAAGCGGTCGCAACAAACAGAAGGCTGCAAACAAGGCTCATTAACAAAAATTTCGTGCGAAATACCAAAATGGGGGAGGAAACCTACAAGATCACAACCCCCAGAATAACAGTTGCCGTACTAATCTTGCATTTGCTGGCGTTTCCGTACTTCCATGCGTCGCAGCCACTCTTCTTGTCATCTTTATTCTTATCGTTGTCACTGTTGCTCTTGCCCTCGGCCTTTCCCTGTGCGACATAGCTTGCGACGCAGATCCACGCCGAGAACCACAGAATGGCGTATAAACAGTCGACCGTAGCGAAGGCATAGACGTTGCCGAACCGTCGTGCGCGTGGCCACATAGGCACTGCGACCAGGTAAATCAGGCCGGGGATACTGAGCCAACACTTTTATTGGCGCCGACACATTAGCTTCAAAAACCACGTCTCTTCTTTGCTGGAGGTACAATCAAGGACTGAGACTCACCAAGGCCCAGTACCAGGCTGACCGCCCATCAATCCCATCACCCTTTGTGAAGACGGCAATAGTTAAGGCCCATGCGAGAAAGATGATAAACCCTTGTACCCCATGAATGAGGTTTTTCGTTCGTCCGGGATTGAAGGAAGGTCGTGATACTCGCATGTTTGCGGGTGGAGGACTGGGaagctgatgctgacggAACTTCCTAAGAGGAAGTAATTCGAAAAAAGACACCCGAGTCCCAAAATAAGTATCTGAAATCCTTGACGATCTCTGACTTACTCCCGAAAAGGTATCAAGACAAAACGAAGAGAGAAGATCGTTGTGGAATGAAGAGAAAATGCTCAAGTGTGCTTGTTTATGCTCGGATTGCGCAGCGCAACGGGGCAACCCGACCGATGCCGTGTGGACTGCGGACACTAGGTCGAGACCCAACTGACGATATCAAGGCGAGAGTGTGGACAAGTCGCAAGCCGCAATATAGCGATGGTTAACTGCTCAAGGATTTGATAGAGGATGTAGATAAGAGATGAATATGAGCTGGAATTTGGTTCTGGTGGGATAGCACGCAGTGATATTCTTAGGAATTCTTCTGCCTCGTGCCTCTGTCCAACTACCTATGTTAATTACCCGACATGCGTCAATCCTGGTTCCTGTATTCCACAGATACCTTACTCTCAGAATGAATATTTGTGCACTATTACTATCCTGAGAGATTCATCTTTGCCCTGGTTATCCACTCCGTACTCTATTCAATCTCTTGACCAAGAGTGCTAAATTGAAGCCTGTATTGCTGAGTACTTTCTAAGCCACATTAGGTTATGTCATGTCATACCTGGCGACACAACTGCGCCCgctctacggagtatctgTGGAGCCTTACTATTCCTGActgtctacggagtagacggCTGGTCAAAACAATATATGAATTCTCTGACCTGGCGCACTGCCGGTCCTTGGTTGAATCCAAAGCCCCAGCTACCTAACAGTAGGTAAATTAAATTACGACTCAGCTAAATGACGATGTTTTTTGCTCCAAGCGGATCTTCAGAGGCGACGCAGCGAACGGCTACTCTGAGTAGAACCTTGTGCCCAAGTTCTCCTAGGAAACCATTCTATTCCTGGAAACATGGTGTCACTTCAGCCACACTTGGCTTTCACATGCAAGATGTGAGTTTTGGTGGGATGCATTTAGATGTACATACCGTTATGCATCGACCTCAAGAAATAATCACTTCAGTGTGAGTGTCCTGGGTTATAACTGCTTTGATACCCCTAGTGATAAATCCCCATTTACATGAAACGACTATTGCCTCTTATATTCGAGGCCCCTCCTGTTCTATAATATAATCTTCATCAACAGCTCCTGAACACCGCCCAATAGGCCTCTAGAGTCCAACCCGCAAAATGCTGTCAAGAACAAATGAAAGAGATTGGGACAAAAGGATCACTTTAAGCTGTTTTACCATGAGCTTCAGTGAAGATACTGAAAGCCATTCCAAAATGTTTAGCTGGCTGATAGATATGAACATCCCACCACCACGATAAAGGGTCGAAAAAAGAATATCGCCAGTTCTTCCAGAAAACGAGCTGGCCTGCCTCGTAAATCAACTGGTCAAGTGATTGGATTACTCGCGAAATGACTAGCACAAGTCTCCCACATTCGTGAGCCTTAAGCGCTCCGTATAATCTTGATCCCCGGGACGGTGCCTTGCACATTAGACGGCGAATCCCGGTATTCGTCGACTCGGTCAAGCGCGGAGAGATGCCGTTAGTCTGTGCAGCCAACACAGTTAAACAGCCAGCAGGAATCGAGCAGGATGCATCTTGCAAGAGCTGCCCGACGGCCGCTGCGCCTTGTGTGCAGCCTGCAATGTGGATGACATGACGCACGGAGTTTGTATCAAACACTTCATCGACCATCAACTTGACGCAAAGTAGCGCCGTCAAGCGCGGTCCGCCTATCATCGCAAATCTCTCCATGAGTTTGCGGATCGCGATCGCAAGCGCTTCGTCTAGACGGGACCCGCCCCAGCCCAATTGCTGATCCGAGGGACGGATCTTGATCGCTTCGAGGGAACCACGGACCACAAGCATTTCGGCAAAGTATGCCCCCAAGCGGGCCTGTTGCTGCAGCATCCAGGGGCTATCCTTGGAGATTTGAATCTCGCTGACCTCGGTGTAAGTCTGGCTGATAGTGTGCTTTGGCAGCATAATACCCTTGCTGTCAACTGCGATGGAGCTCGCCCTGCGCATCTGATAGACCTTGGTCGGTGACCGATGGAGTATACTGTGGATAGAGGCGCGCGACTGCACATGATGGGTTTCCAGGACAGGTAGGTCATTTTCGACGAGATACTGATTGAAGGACTCTGGACGACTGAATCTGTCTGTGAGTTCTGTGTCCAGATGCATGCATTTGCAGTTCGCCTGACTTTCAATcacttccttggccttcGCATCTTCCATGATGGTAGCCTTGTCCGAACACGGGAACCAAATGTCCACTTTCTCTCTGTATATGATGTCCAGCAGTTGTGGAATATATTGCGACTGCGAGATTTTGTAGAAAGCTGCGAGCGTCCGGGACATGCTCTCGCCAGATGGGATGGAGGAATTCGTGATGCTCGCGCCCACGACCCGGTGCCCTTCGTAGTACCAGGATCGTGCGACCGCCAGTCCGGGGGGGGTATCTATGCCCGTCACCAGGACCGTTTTGGGATAGAAGTGTTCATTTCTCAACGCTGCCTTCCTCTGACGGCTCGGACACGAGCTCGACAGAAGATGAGAAACCAGCCCAATGATGTATACTGCCAGCAGAATGGCATTGTCGAGGGGTAGTAGTATGAAAGAGGTGGCAACCCACAGCAGATGGATTACCATCCGTACCAGGTTTCGGCCAAAATGAAGGGTTTGTTGCCTCGATACGGAGCCAAAAGCTCGTCGCATCGTCCTGACAGCCATTTTGTTGAAGATGAGCGTCGGAGCTCGCAGTTTCTGTTTCTCTTGGTGTGGGCTGGTTCTTGTGCATATTTGACCCCTCCTTCGGAATGTAAGTGTAACCACGTCACCGTGCATTGTTTCAACTACTCCGTGTACCTGTCATGCTATCGTCTTCTTGATTATGATATACAAGATCCTGCCTCCATTTATTATTGACTTTGTGTATTCTAGAATCAAAGCTCTTTGCATGATTGTTACgattgaaccaagattctGTGTTACACACCGACAGTCCTTGATTCGTGTACTGTTTTCCATGTGCCAGGTCAGCCATCGATTACCAGGTGGCACCAGCTGTATAAGCACACATGTCAGGCAAAGGATTCTCAAAACCATTTCCAAGCCCAATCTATAAGACTGACTTCCATATCTATAGATCAATGGGGCACAGCATATGCGCTATCAAATGGTAGATGTCTAGGCCACTGTCCCAGTTGTCGGTGGCTCAAGTGGGCAGTTGATACTCTCAGGATAATGAAGCTGCAACTGCGAAACAGGGAATACAGAGTACCTCCAGAAGATAAGAGGCAGGCCACAATCGTGCGTGGCTTTAGATCAGAGACCAAGACCTTTCCATGCTGCGAGGTGCTGCC carries:
- a CDS encoding MARVEL domain-containing protein yields the protein MRVSRPSFNPGRTKNLIHGVQGFIIFLAWALTIAVFTKGDGIDGRSAWYWALCWLSIPGLIYLVAVPMWPRARRFGNVYAFATVDCLYAILWFSAWICVASYVAQGKAEGKSNSDNDKNKDDKKSGCDAWKYGNASKCKISTATVILGVVIFLLFVATAWMSFRNVMHFRRTGTLPDAVSDPTFAAQSKAAFSSNPAHDFDEEEDDFRSGRAGMGASVRNDQDEDYALLHQSEVDDLGNGNGRTAMHGAYDPTATTGSGSVLHDYNTSYGGAHGQHYAQPSEFGSTLSGYGR